From Flavipsychrobacter sp., a single genomic window includes:
- a CDS encoding HNH endonuclease signature motif containing protein, producing MTKEDYYKISRDQKLPLRCPCLNNCVRYRDTAYFIGVTCYKPRAHSVEEAMLEMGILGHDEDISKMLNAGEPVTMIGGSRSFWISNGCPEFFLHPHQHKLVEMKDLAVHQYSYDKEYKTEKCRPGESRHYTECAEYSLFTSKKVRTSSNRKKVSPKVKAILQKEINSQCPICFDDNVEHFEIHHIDEDRTNNEERNLLMVCRNCHSKFTKGDISIDQAKEIKTNLKKDTFNIQCLSVNIDSSSCSWKRYDEPNAFYDDNNEKSRYPILQFSVVNNSKQTVLLTGIELKSKKLPSGISGIPKPYELKSLATYKILLPSGQDISKYSLENELVLYKESAAKFSIEPYLQICGKKYPPNGRMILYFTFIFNNNIRVPVSDIFLNCKDDNESFTIAIIS from the coding sequence ATGACAAAGGAAGATTATTATAAAATCAGTCGAGACCAGAAGTTACCTTTGAGGTGTCCTTGTTTAAATAACTGTGTTAGATATCGTGACACAGCATACTTTATTGGTGTGACTTGCTACAAGCCGAGGGCTCACAGTGTTGAAGAAGCAATGCTAGAAATGGGAATATTGGGACACGACGAGGATATTAGTAAGATGCTAAATGCAGGCGAGCCAGTTACAATGATTGGAGGAAGTCGCTCATTTTGGATTAGTAATGGATGTCCAGAATTCTTTTTACACCCACATCAACACAAGTTAGTTGAAATGAAAGACCTAGCTGTTCATCAATATTCATATGATAAAGAATATAAGACAGAGAAGTGTAGACCCGGAGAATCTCGACATTATACGGAATGTGCTGAATATTCATTATTTACTTCAAAAAAAGTGAGAACCAGTAGTAATCGAAAGAAGGTTTCTCCAAAAGTTAAGGCAATACTGCAAAAAGAAATTAACTCGCAATGCCCTATCTGTTTTGACGACAACGTAGAACACTTTGAGATACATCACATTGATGAGGACAGAACAAATAACGAAGAACGCAATCTATTAATGGTCTGTAGAAATTGTCACTCTAAGTTCACCAAAGGAGATATTTCAATTGACCAAGCGAAAGAAATCAAGACTAATTTAAAAAAAGACACTTTCAACATTCAATGTCTGTCAGTTAATATTGACTCTTCAAGTTGTTCATGGAAGCGATATGATGAGCCTAATGCTTTTTATGATGATAATAATGAAAAAAGCCGCTATCCCATTCTTCAATTCTCAGTTGTAAATAACTCAAAGCAAACTGTTCTTTTAACTGGCATTGAACTAAAGTCAAAAAAACTACCGAGTGGCATATCTGGTATCCCTAAGCCATATGAATTGAAGTCTTTAGCAACTTATAAAATCCTGCTACCTTCTGGACAGGATATAAGTAAGTACTCGTTAGAGAACGAACTAGTCCTATATAAAGAAAGTGCGGCTAAATTTTCGATTGAACCTTATTTGCAAATTTGTGGTAAGAAGTATCCACCGAACGGACGAATGATACTATACTTCACATTTATATTTAACAACAACATCAGAGTTCCCGTTTCTGATATCTTCCTAAATTGTAAAGACGATAATGAATCATTCACTATTGCGATAATCAGCTAA